The segment atcttctatagtagaaaatataggattttctaggaacatggAAACATGTACAAACCGTTTTCAttctatttcatacaaacattgtcactaaatacttatgaactcaccagcttaaatgctgatctactctttcaaaaccacttgtatttctcagggattcagtaatacaggtaaactacagcttttgaagaagggacgctgcggcgttagtttaatttcattttgacatcatattgtaatttcttttgaaacaagtacctttcaacaatgtaaactttgaaattatatatatgatggttgtgttactttctttactatgtattcaactgttacgatactacatgaagtcatctgccctcgaacgattccgccgttctggtttggggatgTGACACGTTACCCCCGCGGTAACAGAGAGCTTAAGTATCATATCCACACAGTCAAGAAAGAAGGAAGGGTAAAACTGTCATATCTAGTACCCAAATCATGATTTCAAATGCCAAAACGAAGAAATCTCGAGAAATTCCAAAAATGAAGATTGAAGAATCAAATTTCAAAACGAAGTACAAATCAAAGTTCAATCAAATCAAAAGCCAATTCAAGTCAAATGTGGCGAATGaagaactgtgtgatatgatacttgtggctctcgaaaaagtgaaagcataggagCTGGGCCCCTTCGGGTGGGCTCATTGTTTCAGCGAAAGCTGATTCGCCGTGACGGGTTCTTAAGGATGCGTCGATTCTGATTCTTGGGcatctagtcttaaggacatgaTATCCAGACTGTGTTATTTTCTCCCATAAAGCTTAGTAAGGTATAAAGTTTTAATAAAACTAGAGTTAGATTATTGGGTTACACCGTTTCGGGTCTTCCTCACTTTGGGAGTTTGTGATATATGTAAGGAAGCAGGATGGTTGCGTAGGTATTAATGATTGGAGCAATATTGATGTAAAGTCTGATCGTACTTGTACAGATTATTTACTTGTGCCTTAAATTTCTTTTTgatacattttttttcttttgtgcttCTGTACATTTTTTTCTCTTGACCTTTTTCATTGTTTGCATTGCATGCATTCATTCCTAGCCTTTAGGATCCTTCTGTCCCTTTTTGCTCTATGTTTCTTTTTTCTATCTAGAAATCGTCCTGTTTTGTTTGATTCTTGTTCTTTCTTGgggacaagaaaggtctaagcttggggagatttgttaggtgcatttgGTGCACCttttgcacaccttttagtcccatttcatgcatctatttagcataattattctttcctttttcttgcatttcatcatattcatgttattctctagaacaaccttatttgcacactttCATGTCTTTTTTAGGTAAACCGGAGCTTGGAATGCGCTTTGGGAGATACCGGGAAGCATTGGTAAAGATTTCGGGACGATCGGGCGAAGAACGAAAAAGtcggaaaaatcaagtttggaattggagTCAGAGAGGTACACGGGCCGTGTTGGATTGACACTGTAAAATCAACACGGGCTGTGTTGAACAAAAATGAAAGCTATTGACTAAGCTGAACACGGGCCGTGCCCCTTTTTCCCTATGCTGAACATGGGCCGTGTTCGACCCAAGAAAACtaacttttggcagtttttctatttttcatattACGGGAAATTGGGTCATTTTGGGGGACACACAACATATCAAAGCACATTTGGAGGAggattttcaaaggtttttgcaagggtttgattagcaatcatttggaaacattatttctagtatttgtaaattgtaattgCACTTTAATTCCATCTTTTattcttgtgatcttgttctagccatgtgtgtggctagaaccctaactTCTCCAATTTCATATTTTGACTTTTTGGTTGTGAATCAAATCATATGACCTGATGTTTGTGTTTAATTTCTATTTAGTGAAATTGATTTtacttcaatcgaatgtttgattctaataatgattcttattggccatttgaattagggttaggtcattaaagttattcattttgcaaaatccgtaattgttttgtgaattaaACTAAGTAACAAACATTAAATTGATTTcttatgaatgaatttagtgtaaatcttttcacacattcttacgctcccgagcttgtgaggagtattgggtgttgttgggaacattcacaataagcttaatgcaatcttttaatctacttctaagagcttgtttagattaggttagtaaggttaggattaatcaaagagcttgttttgattgaTTAATGTTGTGAATGGAAAGTGTTAgatcttgttaacactttcaagtaccaacatagatagaatgaaacaaatGTCTTGTCATCTTTGATTCACATTGctggattgtcatacatggagttggagtccttacaaaatctGAACTTAATTCATTTGTTTAGTTGTCTACTCGTGTTTTAAAAGTTTGTTTAGTAATTGCattctaaccccccccccccccctttataactgttggtgaccatagtaccttgcgcaaagaggtatagactaattatcccgtgtctctgtggatcaaccctacttgccttgtactaccttttagtgcaatatagtgggattcttttggagtatatcgtaccccattatttgttgggtctgacaTGCCTAACAGGGGACATGATAACATACGGTTTATATGACTGAGTACAGTCCAATGTCATTGACCGCATGCCAATAACATCAGATTCGGGTGATATGATGATAGCaggtccattagcatggcctagaAAGCTCTGGCGCGCCGGCCTTGCTCGACGCTCCCTTGTCAACCTTACCTGACACTCTCTTATTAGCGTTGCATGCCGCTCCCTTTACAACCTTGCCTGGGATTCTCCTATCGACCCGTCCTGGCGCAACCTTGCCAGACTTGCCTGTGACTCTCTTGGCGTCCCCTTGTCTGGCGCTCCCTTGCCAACATTTCCTAATGTGTGCCCGCCATCCTTGCCTGATGTGCGCCAGCCAGCTTTGCCTGGCACCCCTAGGCGGCCTTGCCTAGCTCCTTGTTGGTTGGGCATGAATTTGGTTGGCATaaggcctgacctaattcccCTTGACCTAATTGTCACCTATAAATTGAATAGTGCTTTCTCCATGTAAGGGTACTCTTCTATGGGCTCAGCCGCCACACTAGACTTCGTACGGGTGGCTCAGTCACCATCCTCCGCCTTCAGCCGTCATACACTACCACCAGTACGAATGTAGTTCTCTCAGGCGAAGGAGGACCATCTCATCTATCAAATCGATCTAACTTGATCGTTGGAGCCTGCTCCCGAGGCACAGTCCTTGGGGTGGCTCTAACGGCCTTGTCTGTTGTGACATCACAGATTCCGTCTGGCATAAAAACACATCCTTAGAGCAGGTGGTCGGAGACGATGtcgcatcaatatatatatatatatatatatatatatatatatatatatatatatatatatatatatatatatatatatatagacacacacacacacctaataAGGAATTTTTACCCTGATTACAACTTGTGTTTGTATGATTTTAGACGACGGCTCCGACACTGGATGGATGGATGGCACTTTAACTATGGCTTCGTAGCTAGAaaacaaaggggggggggggggggggggggggggggataattaACCAACAGTTAGATTTGATTGGGGTTGATTCATTGAACAAAAATTGAAACTATAAAGAAAAGTTGATACTAACTGAAAATTTGGACTGAAAGTGTAATATTCAACAAACTTGAAGGACCATTTATGAAATTTTAGTCTTTTACTAATTTAAACTTGTTTAATTAACTTCAATAATTTAGTTtattaaattcatatttaatataataattattttttaatttgtatatttcaaaaaaattatttaattagaggGACATAACTTATACGGCTAAATGTGGTGTTACATATTTTGCCATTAAATGTTGGACATACTAgtctttctatttattttgaaaacaatctaATAGTGTCTTAAAATAATGCTTATTTCATATTTTAATGTTGAAGCTCACACGATAAATAACATTTGGAACAAGGACACTCGAATTATGATCTAAATcaaaaagttgattaaaaatattttcttttaacaaatataaaagttttttaatttttggaaaacactttaggtttttttttttttttttttttttttttttttttttttttttttttttttttaaataaatcctTTGTTATTGAAAGATCACCACTACAAAACGTTATCTTAAACGAAATTGCCATGACCCAAGTAAAAGATGATAAAGATAAAAGCTCAAACACTAATGCCTAAATTCCTGACCGTCATTACATCAAATTTGTAAATGAATTAATAAAATATGTATCCGATAAATTCTATTTCTTAAAAATTAgactgaaaatgaaaatttttgtaaaaaacgaaaaagaaacaAGAGCCAGGCACTTCATATAACGGTATTTAACTGCCTTATCTTTCCCGCCTTTTCTTTTCATTCCCTGTCGCTACACTCCAAATCAATAAGCTTTCTGTCTCCATTTTCCCGACTCCTTCACCGCCGGCGGAGAATTCACAGTCGTTCCTTTGCAGCGGCGCTTGGTGGTTCCCACCCCAGGCGCCGCCCAGCATCCACCCTGATCCGACACCAACAGATGGCCCAATCAAATGCCAATCTTTCTCATAACGAACAATCGAACCACAATCTCCAAGCATTCGAACACTATCTCATGTGTGATAATGATGATTTCCCTCCACTAAATTTCACCGAATTACTAACCCCTTTGCAACAAAACGAAATTCCGATCACCCCCGCAAGATTTCAGTCACCGGTGGTTGATTCTGAAAACGTGCAACCCAATGATTCATCATTCGATCCATTAAATCTTGGGAATGAGACGCATGAAGAATGTTTCCAAACGGACCCATCTCAGGCTTGTGATGAGACAAACATTGGTGTTAATACCGCTAATGGAACAAATGATTTTGGAAACCCGATTCAACTTTCATCCTGGCCATTGCAAGTGCCTCCATATACTTGCAGTTGCTGTCATATTCTTAGAGAAATCATACATACTAATGGTTTGTTTTATGTGTATTTCATGGTTAAATTTCACTGGTTTTATTCACGTAGTTTTTGTTCTAATTTTAACTTCTGATTAGGTGTTGATATCACGAAGCTTGAGGTTCATGGAAGACTTGGTTTGATTTGTCATGCTGTTCTAGATAAATACGGTATTGATCACACAACGAACCAAGGCCATGAGTACAAAATGTTCGAGTAAGTGTCATTAACTTTACACTATAACTTGCATTACTTGTTGAATGATATCTTGTACTTTTTTATCAGTTTTTGCAAAGAAACCACAAAGAGAGTGAAACAATTCCTCGTGGAATACTGCAAAGAGCGAAAAACAAAGGGTCATGTAATGTTACAAGATCCGCTTTCTTCATTCTATGAAGCTGTATGTGTTGGGTTCAATTGGGAGCACAATATACACACGGATGATCTCATTCCTAACGATTTAGGTTCCATATTCAACACTATCGAGTTTTTTACGCTGACATGTTTAATATCGACCATCAAGATTCTTAACTTTGAAGAGTTTTAGGGTTTGGTAGAGAACAAGGACAGAatatagccatgcatgcatgaGTCAAATGAATTCAATCAGTGAGCCATGCATTaattgggaaaatgacttaaaagcccaacgaagttttcaaaccgttcaaaaaaccccaatcatgttttgtatgttcaaaaaaacccaacaaacttaacattttgtctaaaaagcccAACTAAGTTACACTTTCCTGAAAGTCAAATAAGAGAAACATATGACGTGGCTTATTACTGTATCGATAAAATGACTTATTAGACCAACAAAGTTTCCAAAACGTTTAAAAAACTCCAATCATGTTTTGACTGTTcaaaaaaaacccaacgaacttaaacaaaacaaaattggaaTTTTCTGAACGGTTTGGAACTTTGTTGGACTTTTTAGACAAAAGGTTAAGTTCGTTGAgtttttttgaacagacaaaacatgattggggttttttgaatggtttggaaacttcgttgggcttttaagtcattttcccgcATTAATTTGCTACGTTTCACAGTTTTTAATtgcaataaaccctaaatctaaacgAACTAACAAACTTTATGGACAAACgttttttgtaaatatttaaCACATTTTTCTCTTAAACAGGTGATCAGCAAACTAATCAACCAGATGTGGGGACCAGTAGAGGAAGACTTAATAACCAGAAAACCCTTTCAATGCAGGTTCTTCATCATCAATGGATCTCTTTTTCCACGATTACTACGATAATACTTGCTTGTATTTTAGTTTCTAAACTTTTTGAGCAGAGGGAACGGACAGGAAAACTTACTATGAAAGATCTTGTCGAGTACTTTCATATTCCGATAGAAGTAGCTGCGAAGAAGATACGCGTTTGCCCAACTGTAATCAAGAAAATTTGCCGTAAGCATGGACTATTAAGGTGGCCATACAGAAAGGTCGGGGCATCTTAAAATGTCATAGTTGTTAAAAAATAGAATAATAAGTGTTAAAATATCATCATGTTGTATGCAATAACCATTGGTACTTGataaaaaaagggttttatttGTTGAAATGCAGATAAAATCCATTGAGAGGAAGATATCAACGAGAGAGAAATGTTTAACTTCACTTCATGCTGAAGAAAGAATTCATGCTCAAACCGAAATTGACAGTCTTCGGCAGGAAATCACAAATATTTATGTAGGATTCAATGTTTAATTTGAAATCTTTATGTACGTATGTATCGTATGTAATTTAAATCAAACTAAAACCGAAAGCACTGTGGAGTTTACTATACCACaaacttttaattaaacaatacatAGTTAATCTCACTTTAATAAACGATAGTTCTTTTTGAAGTTAACTATTCAAACAGCTAAAGGGAAGAAATGATATTCTTAATAAAGTTTGAGGAAGGTATCcctaatttatttaattcaatataATTTAATTGATTGACGACACACAAGTAGAATCCATGATGATCTTGTCCAGGTTTGCCATCCAGAATAAAGTAGAAATCTATACCCTAAATTCTTAATAATTTCATCTATACCCTAAATTcttaataatttcaattatttgACAATAAAGtcttaaatcttattttatgacAGTAAAATCATATCTACCGTCAGTTTTTTAATTGATTATAATTTATTGCGGGTTAGCCGGTAATTAAAACTttactgtaaaaaaaataaaataaagtttaaaacTTTCTTGTCAAATAGTAAATTAAAACTATACCgtcaaaaaaaaatttatgattttaatgtcaaattgttgaaaatactggtactttagtgtatatatcccTTTTTAGGTTAAAAGtttaatgatatgatagtctttaAATATAAGAGTTATTGGAACCTGCTCTGATCGGCTAGATCCTATTAAAATCCTTAACGTTTGCTTCttttaaatagttttttttattctCAACAAATTGGTATCGAAAAAAATAATGATAATaaggaaagaaagaaagaatCAAAAGTTTCTTGACTTTTTGCAGTCCTAAAAATGGAGAACTAagaaactgaaaaaaaaattgcCGATCTTACTCCTTCTTTACATTCACACCCTTTTGactaggtgtgtgtgtgtgtgtttgtgtttataCAATCTTGATGAAAAACACAGGTTACAACAACAATGCTTTAAGCGGAAAAACATTTAACAATTAAATGATTAggtcacatgcaacctaaagggatctatgtctttcacataaAGACAACATACTATGAATTATCAAGTTACAATAACCCTAATGAAATCTGAATTCATAAAGGAAGAATATATACATTTTgatttgttatagtaaacaaatcAAAAACCGTTCTTTAAATcttttggaagcaagcaccataaATCTCATGCCTCTGATGATTCACACTTAACCCTAACAACTAGGATACttgaagagagaggagagggatacGAAATTTTGGCCTTCGCTCTTAGAAAAGGGATACTTGCAAGCGAATGTACCTATTTATAGCTGAACCAATAAACCATGATAACCCAAAATTGAATATAATACTATTATATTAAATTACGTAAGTATCCTACTTCCTATTTATCTCTAATGGACATTCTGGAAACCCTAGAATGGGTCAAAAACCGTCCACCTTTTATTGAGGGTTTtagaaactttttttttcaagTATTAAAAAATTACAACCTAAgtccttgcacttttaattaatccaaattaattctaatttatttatgattaattcttaattaaatattactatttctaattaatatattgttttcataacatattaatatattcATACATTGATAttcattaatcatataataaatcaataaatcagtctctctctctaaaagtcatcttattcaattactaggtttgttGGCATCCCAAAGAGACTTTAttaataattcaagtatatatacTAATTCAGTTagtgacttagacacctaatccaaaagtctttcacttggataagtctataattcCAACTaccagtataacttctaaattagACAACAAAGATTGCTTTCATAGCAACTGCCAAACTCTGAACTGACCAAACATTGGCCCTTagatatgtaatcaaatattcctccgttcaTCTAGATATCAtacggacatgagacatggattataatcaatctaattgtctaaaattttatttttctgaCTTCCTTATTTGTGATGAGGACATAAGATTTCAAATTGAACACATAATTTGAGTCAGGGTTGGGCCTAATGATATCACTTTTCCCATTATGGCAAaaagaacggataaactttgacgtATATGCTTGTATCTTATGCTCACCAAATTGCACATGacactatgttttataacattaagttaTTGATGAGTTTTCGCAATATCAATatacaaccgacttgtaaattacaactcatatatctccattttaagaatataagatattctcGTCTCAGaaatacttgtgataaaatccatgtagTAATTTTCTGAGtttgggtttatccaatactcaaatctccattttctaagtattcatgaacgttgtagcagcacaattgctatgtctaaactccttatacaatctacaatccaattcaggACAGTCTTAATTAACTACTTACTTCCCAAAGTATGAGTGACTGtggaatttaaataaataaagtatacgagaagtaaaacatgataaatgaaacacaataataaactaattaactatggtgtcaaaactattgaatataaataatctctattGTTTAATCATCATAATTATTACAACTTTACTCATTGTaaaatgtttcgagtaatcaactaaccacttgaattaaataacaCTGGTCATGtcatgttatgaacatgcatacaatgTCTATCTATGGTCCTTCTTTTGTGAACAGGTCAACTGGATATTAttctaatgatgctcatttcacaatttcaaatTATTGTCACTATCTAAAATGTATTGGAATTCTAACTTTACATGCATCGACCTTCTGTGATGTCAAGGTGTCTAAGTCACAGAGATtgagccaatgatattacaaaatgttcTATTGAAACTTCGTTACTAGAAACAATTTCATGGTAATAAAGtttcaaattcaaggtacactctttaaacacttctcttgcattaaagtttccaactcacatgtagatttaaTAATCAACTCTCATTAAGGAAACATTTCCGTATTCGTCACGACCATCAATTTTGACCAGAAATCATCTCAATCTAAAACATGTTGCTATGGTCCTCCCAAAGAATATCATACTTACAACTGTCCTCATGCAACCAATCTTCAACAAACCTCATAATGTTCTTGACAATTTGTTTAACAACTATAGTCATACAAAAATTCTAATCCTTTTTCCTCTCAATGCTCAAtgcatttggaaaaatcataataaataaatattatagcatatgtaatcgatcatatgtaacaacccaaaattttttgatattactttagaaaacattaataaataaaaacattgtctaaataaaaagaaacattgtttgttcacatcATAACACATTGCgaccatgttctcaaaagccaaaccgtacatcccatcaaatatcagagtacagtcccagtaaatctcataaatgcggaaaccgaagagtgtgtgtatgacgtgccgctaccgcgccggctccttccccttcgatgcagaggtacctgaaaacaaaactgtaaacgtaagcacaaagcttagtgagttcccccaacgtaccgcataccatacaaacacataacatatatactgccaggctattctggggtgcctgactacccggtacggccattctggggtgccgacctacccatacggccattctggggtgccgtcttacccgtgtcaagccattctggggtgctgactacccatcggtcctaacaaccgatcctcggggactatttcacccctactactacgatcacatataacataacaagccagcatgcatacatatcgtcacatactgtcagacgtatctggggtgtctgactacccttcggtccgaacaaccaaactctactactatcacatacagcatatcatgctagcatataacatgtcaggtactagcgaacttagatgatatcacaaagacaatcatctatcatacaactcctactggtgggtcggcattgtggccttagacccaccgctactggaaggtaactcacctcaaagtagctgctgaaatgatcgggaactaactgactgctgctacTCCGGGAGttctccggctgcaatttccacgacatactcaatcaaacactgctaactgtcctttaggtaaaatgaccattttacccctggattaactctaagccaaagctggagtcaactttcagttgacccaactcgccgagtggatcaccactcgccgagtccctagcaaaccaatgtcctgggtccctggttctactcgtcgattcgggctatgactcgacgagttcgccttctaactgccattcaacaccttcatcctactcgccgagttgtatgaacaactcgtcgagttcatcttcatccgatgaacactttatgctaagactcgccgagttgtatgaacaactcgccgagtctgttcttgagctatgaagattgccttggactcgccgagtcagggcattgactcgccgagtcctaacatgggtgagttcagctcccaactcaccgagtcaccccctgtgactcaaggctcaactcgacacatgaagaagggaccaattcggtgactcgcgaccagactcgccgagtcacctatgcgactcgccgagtcgtcgccatgcactccttaaatataccgatttgctcggttccagaccatgccattcatagatctggacttctaggacacgaatcacacgtaaagtttccaactttacgtgtggatattcaccaatatggattataaggctcaaaatgtctcaaaatggtagatctagggctaacaagcctcatgaggccaaaaagctaacagatctgagctcctggagctcaatcttacatagatccaaaggccaaacgccttattacaacatataatgaacatgcaaacttggggaattgaccaagaaggacccaaatgaagttttaagcatagaatcaaggggaaaacgggttatacctcaaaggaaatgttgaaatgacacaaggatggctgatctccttctcctcttcttgatctactcctcttactcttcaaaaccggaaaccaggtgctacaaatctcccccacttattttagacttcgtcctcgaagtctgctgcctgatcctgaaacagctcggggtagtgctccatcatctcgtctaccggctcccaagtccactctgaacccttgcggtgctgccattgcaccttcactagctccaccctcttgttccttaaatccttcgacttcctgtcgaggattgcgactgggcgctcgatgtagttcaggctgttatcaacctgaatatcctccaaaggtactactgcagaatcgtccactaggcacttccgcaactgcgaaacatggaaagtgctgtggatctggctgagctcggctggcagatccagcctatatgctaccttgcccacccgggctaagaccctgaacggtccgatgaatcgcgggcccaacttgccccgcttcctgaatcggatgacgcctttccacggtgacaccttcaggaggaccatatccccgacctagaactctaaatcggatcgacgcttgtcggcataacttttctgtcgactctgagcagtctgaagcctgctccggacctgctgtatcctctcagacgtcttgagcaccacttcggtgcttcccataactctctggccaacctcaccccagcatatcggggtcctacacctccgtccgtacaacatctcgaagggagggcggtcgatactcgcgtgatagctgttgttgtaggagaactcagccaaaggaagataggtatcccagctaccaccgaaatccagaacacacgcccgcaacatgtcttccaaagtctggatggtccgctcactctgtccatctgtctgcgggtgaaaggcggtgctgaaatgcagacgagtgcccaactcgtcatggaatctcttccaaaacctggaagtaaagcgcacatccctgtccgagatcaccgatactggcaccccatgccgtgccacaatctccctgatatagatgtcggccaatttctcggccgatatgctctccggaatcggaataaagtgagcactcttggtcaatctatccacgatgacccaaatcgaatccactccacgcgcggtcctgggaagcttcgtgataaaatccatcgtgatatcttcccacttccacagtggaatttccaacggctgcatcttgccatgcggcctctgatgttcggccttgaccttcctgcaggtcaagcaccgctcgacgtaccatgccacatcccgcttcatgcagggccaccaatagtctagacgaagatccctatacatcttcgtcgccccgggatgaatagagaatcgggacttgtgcgcctcctccatcaaaatctggcgcacgcccccgtgatacggcacccacaccctatggtgtagtgtcaataaccctcgact is part of the Lactuca sativa cultivar Salinas chromosome 7, Lsat_Salinas_v11, whole genome shotgun sequence genome and harbors:
- the LOC128127136 gene encoding uncharacterized protein LOC128127136, coding for MAQSNANLSHNEQSNHNLQAFEHYLMCDNDDFPPLNFTELLTPLQQNEIPITPARFQSPVVDSENVQPNDSSFDPLNLGNETHEECFQTDPSQACDETNIGVNTANGTNDFGNPIQLSSWPLQVPPYTCSCCHILREIIHTNGVDITKLEVHGRLGLICHAVLDKYGIDHTTNQGHEYKMFDFCKETTKRVKQFLVEYCKERKTKGHVMLQDPLSSFYEAVCVGFNWEHNIHTDDLIPNDLGDQQTNQPDVGTSRGRLNNQKTLSMQRERTGKLTMKDLVEYFHIPIEVAAKKIRVCPTVIKKICRKHGLLRWPYRKIKSIERKISTREKCLTSLHAEERIHAQTEIDSLRQEITNIYVGFNV